A genomic region of Bacillota bacterium contains the following coding sequences:
- a CDS encoding IS66 family insertion sequence element accessory protein TnpB yields MDKITNVKNEFRLKQWAKIIQSCQESNMTVVAWCAQNNVNIKSYYYWLRKLRTLACESGQLMTNHSEQQIVPLTFERAKTSSEAAITIHLSDISIDINNGASRTTIEAVLSSLKNIC; encoded by the coding sequence ATGGATAAAATCACTAATGTTAAAAATGAATTTCGCTTAAAGCAATGGGCAAAAATCATTCAGTCCTGTCAAGAGAGCAACATGACCGTTGTTGCCTGGTGTGCCCAGAATAATGTGAATATAAAATCATACTATTATTGGCTCCGCAAACTCCGTACCTTAGCGTGTGAGTCCGGACAATTAATGACGAATCATAGTGAACAACAGATTGTACCCTTGACATTCGAGAGGGCAAAGACATCCTCTGAGGCAGCGATAACAATACATCTATCTGATATTTCCATTGATATTAATAATGGAGCATCAAGGACAACCATAGAGGCTGTTCTTTCTAGCTTGAAAAATATATGTTAG